A part of Quatrionicoccus australiensis genomic DNA contains:
- a CDS encoding type II secretion system protein N — MRHPRPRPVGRPANWPRRLFILGLCSLLGLAQLPASWPAAALNAACAGQCRIAEADGAWWQGRGRLFARLPDADAWFDLGPLAWQLKPFSASAEIRLGDGRATLALAGDGLHLSADGLVLPAALLLAQPALKLPGSGWQGRLALGRSTTHWSFAGIPDSQGELVWHGAASGLLEDYPLGELRIAWAYQADGLQARLAGGRQGNIELDGQLVLHGKNAGRGWQGKLTGEARLANDAESRLGRYLQMIAQPQGGGRYRLDWSAT; from the coding sequence ATGAGACATCCGCGACCGCGCCCGGTCGGCCGGCCGGCCAACTGGCCGCGCCGCCTGTTCATCCTCGGCCTGTGCAGCCTGCTCGGCCTGGCGCAGTTGCCGGCAAGCTGGCCGGCGGCGGCGCTCAATGCCGCCTGCGCCGGCCAGTGCCGGATCGCCGAGGCCGACGGCGCCTGGTGGCAAGGCCGCGGCCGCCTCTTCGCACGCCTGCCCGATGCCGACGCCTGGTTCGATCTCGGCCCACTCGCCTGGCAACTCAAACCATTTTCCGCCAGCGCCGAAATCCGCCTTGGCGACGGCCGCGCGACGCTCGCCCTGGCCGGCGACGGCCTGCACCTGAGCGCCGACGGCCTCGTCCTGCCGGCTGCCCTGCTCCTTGCCCAACCAGCGCTCAAGCTGCCGGGCAGCGGCTGGCAGGGTCGGCTGGCCCTTGGCCGCAGCACGACACACTGGTCCTTTGCCGGCATCCCCGACAGCCAGGGCGAGCTGGTCTGGCACGGCGCCGCCAGCGGCCTGCTCGAGGATTATCCGCTGGGCGAACTCAGGATCGCCTGGGCCTACCAGGCGGACGGCCTGCAGGCGCGGCTCGCCGGTGGCCGACAGGGAAACATCGAACTGGACGGTCAACTCGTCCTGCACGGCAAAAATGCCGGGCGCGGCTGGCAAGGCAAGCTGACTGGCGAAGCCCGCCTGGCAAATGATGCGGAGAGCCGCCTCGGCCGCTACTTGCAAATGATTGCCCAGCCGCAGGGAGGCGGCCGCTACCGCCTGGACTGGTCTGCAACATAA
- a CDS encoding ATP phosphoribosyltransferase regulatory subunit — MNWLLPEYIADALPAEAARIEQLRRTVLDHFRAGGFEFVMPPMLEYLESLLTGAGQDLNLRTFKLVDQLSGRTMGVRADITPQAARIDAHLLNHQGVTRLCYCDSVLHTLPASVSAGREPLQIGAELYGFAGIEADLAIIRLMAGAFAKIKLPLSRVDLSHVGIFRALAEAAGLAPDAEENVLSLLRAKDVPGLIEACAGVASPYREALQALPLLYGDVGVLARAQAELPALPAITAALDGLRHLVEAAPELPFSIDLSDLRGYHYHNGVVFAAYCPDYPAAIALGGRYDGAGKAFGRARPATGFSMDLREVVRLVAPGKVQGAILAGAAGHDKTLAALIAALREQGEIVVELLPGETACEGPFCDRKLVQVGGQWIIEAIQED, encoded by the coding sequence ATGAACTGGCTGTTACCTGAATACATCGCTGATGCCCTGCCGGCGGAAGCCGCTCGCATCGAGCAACTGCGCCGTACCGTCCTGGATCATTTCCGGGCCGGCGGTTTCGAATTTGTCATGCCGCCGATGCTGGAATACCTGGAGTCGCTGTTGACCGGCGCCGGCCAGGATCTGAACCTGCGCACCTTCAAGCTGGTCGATCAGCTTTCCGGCCGGACGATGGGCGTACGCGCCGACATCACGCCGCAGGCGGCGCGCATCGACGCCCACCTGCTCAACCACCAGGGCGTGACCCGCCTGTGCTATTGCGACAGCGTGCTGCATACCCTGCCGGCCTCGGTTTCGGCCGGTCGCGAGCCGCTGCAGATCGGTGCCGAGCTGTACGGTTTTGCCGGCATCGAGGCCGACCTGGCGATCATTCGCCTGATGGCCGGAGCCTTTGCCAAAATCAAGCTGCCGCTCAGCCGGGTCGACCTCAGCCATGTCGGCATCTTCCGCGCCCTGGCCGAAGCGGCCGGACTGGCGCCGGATGCCGAAGAAAATGTGCTCAGCCTGTTGCGTGCCAAGGATGTGCCGGGGCTGATCGAAGCCTGTGCCGGCGTTGCCTCGCCCTACCGCGAAGCCCTGCAGGCGCTGCCGCTGCTTTATGGCGACGTCGGGGTGCTGGCCCGGGCCCAGGCCGAACTGCCGGCCTTGCCGGCGATCACGGCGGCGCTCGACGGTTTGCGTCACCTCGTCGAAGCAGCGCCGGAACTGCCGTTCTCGATCGACCTGTCGGATCTGCGCGGCTATCACTATCACAATGGCGTGGTCTTCGCCGCCTACTGCCCGGACTATCCGGCCGCGATCGCGCTGGGCGGGCGTTACGACGGCGCCGGCAAGGCTTTCGGGCGGGCGCGTCCGGCCACCGGTTTCTCGATGGATCTGCGTGAAGTGGTGCGCCTGGTCGCACCGGGCAAGGTGCAAGGCGCCATCCTGGCTGGCGCTGCCGGCCACGACAAGACACTGGCGGCGCTGATCGCCGCCCTGCGCGAGCAGGGCGAGATCGTCGTCGAACTTCTCCCCGGCGAAACAGCCTGCGAGGGTCCGTTCTGCGACCGCAAGCTGGTCCAGGTCGGTGGGCAATGGATTATTGAAGCAATACAAGAGGATTAA
- a CDS encoding PhoX family protein — translation MSELLTKHHPDSPNGQDDVSKNTSGNPGFTDILNVRLSRRNVLKGGFGLAASSFMSVGLAGCLSNSKSDDSNDSFSLGFTVVAKSLADVLSIPTGYTAQYLYRTGDPINLATAAYANDGTDTAASFEFRAGDHHDGMAFFGLNSAGLAKDLTNSNRGVLCMNHENINQQFLHTAADYTAGIVNTARVADQIDKEVHAHGVSAIEIVRSSNFSVNKLSGFNRRYTAASPMDIAGPASGDSLLVTPYSTAGTATRGTLNNCANGVTPWGTYLTCEENWAGYFKRPASSTLGTNAAAAQNRYIGSGSSNGSYGWANPAGGDLSATGLYDRWNLNLTGADSTLDYRNAANTFGWVVEIDPFAPATTPRKRTAMGRFGHEGAMPAKAVAGKPIVFYMGDDAIGEYIYKYVSTSNWDAADANGGMTAGDKYLNDGKLYVATFAADGSGTWTELNISNTQISGYANYTFANQADVLINCRLAADAVGATSMDRPEWAGVHPVTGDVYVTLTKNADRGKTGNFNSGKSRALDAANPRYYDDGEGNKGNPNGHIIRMRETTSNPAATTFNWDIYLFGAETGLDTTSINISGLTDDNDFSAPDGLWFSQAIPGLMWLQTDDDAYTDVTNCMMLAALPGAYGDGGAVSVANLAVPAAGPANQTITTYAGKDASNATLRRFLVGPKGCEITGISETPDGKTIFVNIQHPGERTLASDVANNATASYQSHWPEGGTARPRSTTVVITKNDGGLIGS, via the coding sequence ATGTCCGAACTCCTTACCAAGCACCACCCCGACTCGCCGAACGGCCAGGATGACGTGTCCAAGAACACCTCCGGCAATCCGGGTTTTACCGATATCCTCAATGTCCGCCTGTCGCGCCGCAATGTCCTCAAGGGCGGTTTCGGCCTGGCCGCAAGCAGTTTCATGAGTGTCGGCCTGGCCGGTTGCCTGAGCAACAGCAAGAGCGACGACAGCAATGACAGCTTCAGCCTCGGCTTCACTGTCGTCGCCAAGAGTCTGGCCGACGTGCTGAGTATTCCGACCGGCTACACTGCGCAATATCTCTATCGCACCGGCGACCCGATCAACCTGGCCACTGCCGCCTATGCCAACGACGGCACGGATACCGCCGCCAGCTTCGAATTCCGCGCCGGCGACCACCATGACGGCATGGCCTTTTTCGGACTGAACAGCGCCGGCCTGGCCAAGGACCTGACTAACTCGAACCGTGGCGTGCTGTGCATGAACCACGAGAACATCAATCAGCAGTTCCTGCACACGGCCGCCGACTATACGGCCGGCATCGTCAACACCGCCCGCGTCGCTGACCAGATCGACAAGGAAGTCCATGCCCATGGCGTCTCGGCCATCGAGATCGTGCGCAGCAGCAATTTCTCGGTCAACAAGCTGTCCGGCTTCAACCGTCGCTACACCGCCGCTTCGCCGATGGACATCGCCGGCCCGGCCAGCGGCGACAGCCTGCTCGTCACCCCTTATTCGACAGCCGGCACTGCCACACGCGGCACATTGAACAATTGCGCCAATGGTGTCACGCCGTGGGGCACCTACCTGACCTGCGAAGAAAACTGGGCCGGCTACTTCAAGCGCCCGGCCAGTTCGACGCTCGGCACCAACGCCGCCGCCGCGCAAAACCGCTACATCGGCTCAGGCTCCAGCAACGGCAGCTACGGGTGGGCCAACCCGGCTGGCGGCGACCTCTCTGCTACCGGTCTCTACGACCGCTGGAACCTCAACCTGACCGGCGCCGACAGCACCCTCGATTATCGCAATGCCGCCAACACCTTCGGCTGGGTCGTCGAGATCGATCCCTTCGCACCCGCCACCACGCCGCGCAAACGCACTGCCATGGGCCGCTTCGGTCACGAAGGTGCAATGCCGGCCAAGGCCGTCGCCGGCAAGCCCATCGTTTTCTACATGGGTGACGACGCGATCGGCGAATACATCTACAAGTATGTTTCGACGAGCAACTGGGATGCCGCCGATGCCAATGGCGGCATGACCGCCGGCGACAAGTATCTCAACGACGGCAAGCTCTACGTCGCGACCTTCGCCGCCGACGGCAGCGGCACCTGGACCGAGCTGAACATCAGCAACACCCAGATCTCCGGTTACGCCAACTACACCTTCGCCAACCAGGCCGACGTGCTGATCAACTGCCGCCTGGCCGCCGATGCGGTCGGCGCAACCTCGATGGACCGTCCGGAATGGGCCGGCGTACATCCGGTGACCGGTGACGTGTACGTGACCCTGACCAAGAATGCCGACCGCGGCAAGACCGGCAACTTCAACAGCGGCAAGTCGCGCGCCCTCGACGCCGCCAACCCGCGCTACTACGATGATGGCGAAGGCAACAAGGGCAACCCGAACGGCCACATCATCCGCATGCGCGAAACCACGAGCAATCCGGCTGCGACGACCTTCAACTGGGACATCTACCTGTTCGGTGCCGAAACCGGTCTCGACACGACCTCGATCAACATCTCGGGCCTGACCGACGACAACGACTTTTCCGCCCCGGACGGTCTCTGGTTCAGCCAGGCCATTCCCGGCCTGATGTGGCTGCAGACCGACGACGATGCCTACACCGACGTCACCAACTGCATGATGCTGGCCGCCCTGCCCGGCGCCTACGGGGACGGCGGCGCGGTCAGCGTCGCCAACCTGGCCGTACCGGCCGCCGGCCCGGCCAACCAGACGATCACCACCTACGCCGGCAAGGATGCCAGCAACGCCACGCTGCGCCGCTTCCTGGTCGGACCGAAGGGCTGCGAAATCACCGGCATCAGCGAAACACCGGATGGCAAGACGATCTTCGTCAATATCCAGCACCCGGGTGAGCGCACCCTGGCCAGCGATGTGGCCAACAACGCCACCGCCAGCTACCAGAGCCACTGGCCGGAAGGCGGTACGGCACGGCCGCGCTCGACGACCGTTGTCATCACCAAGAACGACGGCGGCCTGATCGGTTCCTGA
- the gspM gene encoding type II secretion system protein GspM yields MKTLVLNWQQQALSFWQQRAPRERRALQILGAVLLGALLVQLAWSLASSRHKLLRQMPELAATAEQSDRLYEAWQQLSAANAARPLPRPEVLRQAVEQRLGELGPKLVARWNGNGELQLEGRTDFARWLTWTAAMQQENRLLLQRVRLQPGGDGVVVDAVFAFAATAP; encoded by the coding sequence ATGAAAACCCTTGTTCTGAACTGGCAACAACAAGCGCTATCCTTTTGGCAGCAACGCGCCCCGCGCGAGCGACGGGCGCTGCAAATACTCGGCGCGGTGCTGCTCGGCGCCCTCCTTGTGCAACTCGCCTGGTCGCTGGCCAGCAGCCGGCACAAGTTGCTGCGCCAGATGCCCGAACTCGCGGCAACGGCCGAACAGAGCGATCGCCTTTACGAAGCCTGGCAGCAACTGAGCGCCGCCAACGCGGCACGCCCGCTGCCGCGCCCCGAAGTGTTGCGCCAGGCCGTCGAGCAGCGTCTCGGCGAACTCGGCCCGAAGCTCGTCGCGCGCTGGAACGGCAACGGCGAACTGCAGCTTGAAGGGCGTACCGATTTTGCCCGCTGGCTGACGTGGACCGCTGCGATGCAGCAGGAAAACCGCCTGCTCCTGCAACGCGTCCGGCTGCAACCGGGCGGCGACGGTGTCGTGGTCGATGCCGTCTTCGCCTTCGCGGCGACGGCGCCATGA
- the gspG gene encoding type II secretion system major pseudopilin GspG — protein MKNALFRRSTAGFTLIEVMVVIVILGILAALVVPKVMSRPDEARIVAARQDIASLVQALKLYRLDNQRYPSSEQGLAALVSKPQLPPVPAGWKNGGYVERLPRDPWGQPYLYLNPGLHGEIDVFSYGADGQAGGEGNDADIGNWAL, from the coding sequence ATGAAAAATGCCCTTTTCCGCCGGTCGACCGCTGGCTTCACGCTGATCGAAGTGATGGTCGTCATCGTCATTCTCGGCATCCTCGCCGCGCTCGTCGTGCCCAAGGTAATGAGCCGGCCGGACGAGGCGCGCATCGTCGCCGCCCGCCAGGACATCGCCAGCCTGGTCCAGGCACTCAAGCTCTACCGCCTCGACAACCAGCGCTACCCGAGCAGCGAACAGGGCCTCGCGGCATTGGTCAGCAAGCCACAACTGCCGCCGGTACCGGCCGGCTGGAAGAACGGCGGCTACGTCGAACGCCTGCCGCGCGACCCCTGGGGCCAGCCCTATCTTTACCTGAACCCCGGCCTGCATGGCGAGATCGACGTCTTCAGCTACGGCGCCGACGGCCAGGCGGGCGGCGAAGGCAACGATGCCGACATCGGCAACTGGGCGCTGTAA
- the gspK gene encoding type II secretion system minor pseudopilin GspK, protein MFPLPTEVRAKMPFPGRRPQGGAALIIAILVTALAAASAISLLSRTDHWIERLAGSRDKAQAYTMARAGLAYAQAILAADGRAGALDTFNEDWARQLPPLRYEESEVAGRIEDMQGRFNLNNLRRSNGQLDPQALRAYRRLLALLGLADGLADSLAAALGGNEKPAGLARPLDHPAQLRAIAGYSAENMRRLQDFVSVLPGQQAVNINTAPPEVLAAVQPGLSLGAARALAGQRLQQPFRDQGDFQNRLPEPNLPAPLLPLTGASRHFLIHVEVRTGRSRSRVDTLISRASERGPVHIYWQSLR, encoded by the coding sequence ATGTTCCCGCTGCCGACTGAAGTCCGGGCAAAAATGCCGTTTCCGGGCCGTCGACCGCAAGGCGGCGCGGCGCTGATCATCGCCATCCTGGTTACCGCACTGGCGGCGGCGAGCGCGATCAGCCTGCTCAGCCGCACCGATCACTGGATCGAACGCCTGGCCGGCAGCCGCGACAAGGCGCAGGCCTACACCATGGCGCGCGCCGGTCTCGCCTACGCCCAGGCCATCCTCGCCGCGGACGGCCGCGCCGGTGCCCTCGACACGTTCAATGAGGACTGGGCGCGCCAGTTGCCGCCGCTGCGCTACGAAGAAAGCGAAGTGGCCGGCCGCATCGAGGACATGCAGGGCCGCTTCAATCTCAACAACCTGCGCCGCAGCAACGGCCAACTCGACCCGCAGGCCCTGCGCGCCTACCGCCGCCTGCTCGCCCTGCTCGGCCTCGCCGACGGGCTGGCTGACAGCCTCGCCGCAGCGCTGGGCGGCAACGAAAAACCTGCGGGCCTCGCCCGGCCGCTCGACCACCCGGCCCAGTTGCGCGCCATCGCCGGCTACAGCGCAGAAAACATGCGCCGCCTGCAGGATTTCGTCAGCGTCCTGCCCGGCCAGCAGGCGGTCAATATCAATACCGCGCCGCCGGAAGTCCTCGCCGCCGTGCAGCCCGGCCTCAGCCTCGGGGCGGCGCGCGCCCTGGCCGGCCAACGCCTGCAGCAGCCGTTCCGCGACCAGGGCGACTTCCAGAACCGCCTGCCCGAACCCAACCTGCCCGCGCCGCTGCTGCCGCTGACCGGTGCCAGCCGGCACTTCCTGATTCATGTCGAGGTTCGCACCGGACGCAGCCGCAGCCGGGTCGACACCCTGATCAGTCGCGCCAGCGAGCGCGGCCCCGTCCATATCTACTGGCAAAGCCTGCGATGA
- a CDS encoding DUF2065 domain-containing protein, with protein sequence MTSTLLLAFALMLVLEGLMPFIAPAAWRETFRRLIQFSDGQIRFVGLTSMIIGLVLLMVFA encoded by the coding sequence ATGACCTCGACCCTGCTGCTGGCCTTCGCACTGATGCTGGTGCTCGAAGGCCTGATGCCCTTTATAGCCCCGGCGGCGTGGCGTGAAACCTTTCGCCGCCTCATTCAATTTTCGGATGGACAGATCCGTTTCGTCGGCTTGACGTCGATGATCATCGGTCTGGTCCTGCTCATGGTCTTCGCATGA
- the gspL gene encoding type II secretion system protein GspL gives MTTLILLIPSDWPQHRRDCSWLLRDRSGRIVRQGHSEPAYWPGIGETNGDTAGCPCEILLSGSQCASQRARLPQTARARSPQVIAGALEDNLLEAPEQLLFAAAEAGTDETSAIGIIARQRLAGIVALLRELGLAPRAAWPLGMALPAGHAWLYAGSLDLALADGSFASLDSDPHLGSWLAQLPISSYRNLDRQLPDSVTALLETGRNSGELRDSGTEPASLSLPAGAGFLYGELAPAKPRLVLARHFRHAGQLAAGAALLVAVLATAQWIWLERQANDYRQHVVTRFRQAFPQATLVDPLLQMRRQVDNARRQAGQLADDDFLRLLGPLASLTPNEAGLLGEIRYEQGRLHLLSQLNAAALGRLAEAGRSQGLRLIAEATPGSFSIQAGDLR, from the coding sequence ATGACCACCCTGATCCTGCTCATTCCCTCCGACTGGCCGCAACACCGCCGCGACTGCAGCTGGCTGCTGCGCGACCGGAGCGGCCGCATCGTCCGCCAGGGCCACAGCGAACCGGCCTACTGGCCGGGCATAGGCGAAACCAATGGCGACACCGCCGGCTGCCCCTGTGAAATCCTGCTCAGCGGCAGCCAGTGTGCCAGCCAGCGCGCCCGCCTGCCACAGACCGCGCGCGCCCGCAGCCCACAGGTGATCGCCGGTGCGCTTGAGGACAATCTGCTCGAAGCCCCCGAACAACTGCTCTTTGCGGCCGCCGAGGCGGGCACGGACGAAACCAGTGCGATCGGCATCATCGCCCGTCAGCGCCTGGCCGGCATCGTCGCCCTGTTGCGCGAACTCGGCCTCGCCCCGCGCGCCGCCTGGCCGCTGGGCATGGCACTGCCGGCCGGCCACGCCTGGCTCTACGCCGGCAGCCTCGACCTGGCGCTGGCCGATGGCAGTTTCGCCAGCCTGGACAGCGATCCGCATCTCGGCAGCTGGCTGGCGCAACTGCCGATCAGCAGCTATCGCAATCTCGATCGCCAATTGCCGGACTCGGTCACGGCGCTGCTCGAAACCGGCAGGAACAGCGGCGAATTGCGCGACAGCGGCACCGAACCGGCCAGCCTGAGCCTCCCCGCCGGTGCCGGCTTTCTTTACGGCGAACTGGCACCAGCCAAGCCGCGCCTCGTCCTGGCCCGCCACTTCCGCCACGCCGGGCAGCTTGCAGCCGGCGCCGCGCTGCTCGTCGCCGTACTCGCCACGGCGCAGTGGATCTGGCTCGAGCGTCAGGCAAACGACTATCGCCAGCATGTCGTCACCCGCTTCCGGCAGGCCTTTCCGCAGGCGACGCTGGTCGATCCGCTGCTCCAGATGCGGCGCCAGGTCGACAACGCCCGCCGCCAGGCCGGACAACTGGCCGATGACGACTTCCTGCGCCTGCTCGGCCCGCTCGCCAGTCTGACGCCGAACGAGGCCGGCCTGCTCGGCGAAATCCGCTACGAGCAAGGCCGCCTGCACCTGCTCAGCCAGCTCAATGCCGCAGCCCTCGGCCGCCTCGCCGAGGCCGGCCGCAGCCAGGGCCTGCGCCTGATCGCGGAGGCCACCCCAGGCAGTTTCAGCATCCAGGCCGGAGATTTGCGATGA
- the gspJ gene encoding type II secretion system minor pseudopilin GspJ, whose amino-acid sequence MTVDRCKTAGFTLIEMLVAVALLALIGALGWRGLDNVQQASLHLSETTARWQELALVGERIGSDVRQAIAVPGRQTDGRAAPPWQGSSTEKSAQMSFTRLGDSGGQLSRLAYRWQDGQLDLLLWPTPDALAPGRSYRLLSGIEHLEFAYLDRQGRWLASWPNPPEQALPRALRLRLQLQEGGTIERIFDVPAAD is encoded by the coding sequence ATGACGGTCGACCGCTGCAAAACGGCCGGTTTCACGCTGATCGAGATGCTCGTCGCGGTAGCCCTGCTCGCCCTGATCGGCGCGCTCGGCTGGCGCGGTCTCGACAACGTGCAGCAGGCCAGCCTGCACCTCAGCGAAACCACAGCGCGCTGGCAGGAACTCGCCCTGGTCGGCGAGCGCATCGGCAGCGACGTCCGCCAGGCGATCGCCGTCCCCGGACGACAGACCGACGGTCGCGCCGCGCCGCCCTGGCAGGGCAGCAGCACGGAAAAAAGCGCCCAGATGAGTTTTACGCGGCTCGGCGACAGCGGCGGCCAGCTCAGCCGCCTCGCCTACCGCTGGCAGGACGGCCAGCTCGACCTGCTGCTCTGGCCGACGCCGGACGCGCTCGCGCCGGGCCGCAGCTACCGCCTGCTGAGCGGCATCGAGCACCTCGAATTCGCCTATCTCGATCGCCAGGGACGCTGGCTGGCAAGCTGGCCGAACCCGCCCGAGCAGGCCCTGCCGCGGGCCCTGCGCCTGCGCCTCCAGCTGCAGGAAGGCGGCACGATCGAAAGGATCTTCGATGTTCCCGCTGCCGACTGA
- a CDS encoding adenylosuccinate synthase, which translates to MAKNVIVVGTQWGDEGKGKIVDWLTDHAKGVVRFQGGHNAGHTLVVGEQVYKLNLVPSGIVRDGVDCYIGNGVVLDIHHLISEIAELEKGGIDVRSRLKISPGCPIILPYHSAIDKAREGAKCADKKIGTTGKGIGPSYEDKVARRGLRVYDLFYPERFAEKLKEVLEYHNFVLTEYFKAEPVDFQAVYDQAMADAEFIKPLVVDVSAALYDAHAAGQNMLFEGAQGTLLDIDHGTYPFVTSSNCVAGQAAAGAGVGPGMLHYVLGITKAYCTRVGGGPFPSELDIDTEGTPGHQMFSVGKEFGTVTGRKRRCGWFDAALLRRSARINGLTGLCITKLDVLDGLKEIKICTGYQLGDKVVDLLPIGADDVARCVPIYETMPGWEGTTFRVKRWEDLPQGARNYLNRLEELCQVPIAIVSTGPERDETILKQHPFN; encoded by the coding sequence ATGGCCAAGAATGTCATTGTGGTGGGCACCCAGTGGGGTGATGAGGGCAAGGGGAAGATCGTCGACTGGCTGACCGACCACGCCAAGGGTGTGGTCCGCTTCCAGGGTGGCCACAATGCCGGCCATACGCTGGTTGTCGGCGAGCAGGTCTACAAGCTCAATCTGGTGCCGTCGGGCATCGTGCGTGATGGCGTCGATTGCTACATCGGCAATGGTGTCGTGCTCGACATCCACCACCTGATTTCGGAAATTGCCGAGCTCGAGAAGGGCGGCATCGATGTCCGCTCGCGCCTCAAGATCAGCCCGGGCTGCCCGATCATCCTGCCGTACCATTCGGCCATCGACAAGGCGCGCGAAGGCGCCAAGTGTGCCGACAAGAAGATCGGCACGACCGGCAAGGGCATCGGCCCGAGCTACGAAGACAAGGTCGCCCGTCGCGGCCTGCGCGTCTATGACCTGTTCTATCCGGAACGTTTCGCCGAGAAGCTCAAGGAAGTGCTGGAGTATCACAACTTCGTGCTGACCGAGTATTTCAAGGCCGAACCGGTCGACTTCCAGGCCGTCTACGACCAGGCGATGGCGGATGCCGAGTTCATCAAGCCGCTCGTCGTCGACGTCTCTGCCGCGCTGTACGACGCGCATGCTGCCGGCCAGAACATGCTGTTCGAAGGCGCCCAGGGCACGCTGCTCGACATTGACCACGGTACCTACCCGTTCGTCACCTCGTCCAACTGTGTTGCCGGTCAGGCAGCAGCGGGTGCCGGCGTCGGTCCGGGCATGCTGCATTACGTGCTGGGCATCACCAAGGCCTACTGCACGCGCGTCGGTGGCGGTCCTTTCCCGAGTGAGCTGGATATCGACACCGAAGGCACGCCGGGCCACCAGATGTTCTCGGTCGGCAAGGAATTCGGCACGGTCACCGGGCGCAAGCGCCGTTGCGGCTGGTTCGACGCTGCACTGCTGCGTCGTTCGGCCCGCATCAACGGCCTGACCGGCCTGTGCATCACCAAGCTCGACGTGCTCGACGGCCTCAAGGAAATCAAGATCTGCACCGGCTACCAGCTGGGTGACAAGGTGGTCGATCTGCTGCCGATCGGTGCCGACGACGTCGCACGCTGCGTGCCGATCTACGAAACCATGCCGGGCTGGGAAGGCACGACCTTCCGCGTCAAGCGCTGGGAAGACCTGCCGCAGGGCGCCCGCAATTACCTGAATCGCCTCGAGGAACTGTGCCAGGTGCCGATCGCCATCGTGTCGACCGGCCCGGAGCGCGACGAGACCATTCTCAAGCAGCATCCATTCAATTAA
- the gspI gene encoding type II secretion system minor pseudopilin GspI, with amino-acid sequence MKRAAGFTFLEILIALAILAVGLAAAIRAGSGSADTIEALRTRQLAGWIAENRIALLYAERAWPALGESRGTAAMGSQSFTWRQRVAPLPQAQFRRVDIEVFSTPGTAAPVGRLVAFLPAP; translated from the coding sequence GTGAAACGCGCCGCCGGTTTCACCTTCCTCGAAATCCTCATCGCCCTCGCCATCCTCGCCGTCGGGCTGGCTGCGGCCATCCGCGCCGGCAGCGGCTCGGCCGACACCATCGAAGCCCTGCGCACGCGCCAGCTGGCCGGCTGGATCGCCGAAAACCGGATCGCCCTGCTCTACGCCGAACGCGCCTGGCCGGCGCTCGGCGAAAGCCGCGGCACGGCCGCGATGGGCAGCCAGAGCTTCACCTGGCGGCAGCGCGTCGCGCCGCTGCCGCAGGCGCAATTCCGCCGCGTCGACATCGAAGTCTTCAGCACCCCCGGCACGGCTGCACCGGTCGGCCGCCTGGTTGCCTTTTTGCCTGCGCCATGA
- a CDS encoding prepilin-type N-terminal cleavage/methylation domain-containing protein, with the protein MARGFTLIEILVVLILLGILATSVVPALPDSRLGAQRNSARAWQEQAETAARQASREARDWAWQVNNGTARLLVEKDATWRPAELQPPFLPLAEGLALESLEIDGHAQAPGSLIRFGATPPLFVVRLGDGARHWQIAGQPSGLISLEEVP; encoded by the coding sequence ATGGCGCGCGGCTTCACCCTGATCGAAATCCTCGTCGTGCTGATCCTGCTCGGCATCCTCGCGACCAGCGTCGTGCCCGCCCTGCCCGACAGCCGCCTGGGCGCCCAGCGCAACAGCGCCCGCGCCTGGCAGGAACAGGCCGAAACCGCGGCACGCCAGGCCAGCCGCGAAGCGCGCGACTGGGCCTGGCAGGTCAACAACGGCACGGCGCGCCTGCTGGTCGAGAAGGATGCGACCTGGCGGCCGGCCGAACTGCAGCCGCCCTTCCTGCCACTGGCCGAGGGACTCGCCCTCGAAAGCCTGGAAATCGACGGCCATGCCCAGGCGCCGGGCAGCCTGATCCGCTTCGGCGCCACGCCGCCGCTCTTCGTCGTCCGCCTCGGCGACGGCGCCCGGCACTGGCAGATCGCCGGTCAGCCGAGCGGCCTGATCAGCCTCGAGGAAGTGCCGTGA